The Salinivibrio kushneri DNA segment GCCCCGCAGAAAGGTCAATACAAAATCGTGCTAAATGGTCACCAACGGCCCGTTTGTATTGTGAAAACCACTAAAGTGAGTTATTGCCCATTTAACCAAGTCAGCGCCGAATTTGCGGCACGAGAAGGGGAGGGCGATGGTTCTTACCAGTGTTGGCACGAAGCGCATTGGGGATACTTCTCCCAATACGCCAAAACACACGGCCTGCATTTTGATGAGCACTCGGATGTGGTGCTTGAAGAGTTTGAGAAAGTCTATCCACTCTAAAAATTAAAGCCGCGCTGAGCGGCTTTTAGGGTAATTGCTTAACTGAAGGCGTTACTCACCGATATCCAAATTAATTTCATCGGCCCATGGCATGTCTGGCAGGGTATCCAAGTTGGCTTCATAGCGGGACAGGGTAAATTGTCCGTTGTGATTGCTGACGTCGTAGATCTCAACCATTAATGCACAGGCAATGTACTCGATAGCTTCATCGCGTGAATAGCCGGTCATACGTAGGCGCATCAAGGTTTCTGCTACCTTTTTAGGCTCTTGGTCGGCAATCTGGTTCTCAACCACTTCTATCAAGTTAGCGATACTGGTACTGGTTTCGTCTTGCATGATGTTGCTCGTTATGGGTGACAATGACGCCATACTAGGAGATGCACGACGAAGAGGCACGGATTTTTTATCAACAGATGCAGTGACTGACTTCATTTAGCTACTTTAATGTGTTAATGATAACCATTATCGAAATGGCATGGCGACATAAAAGGATATGATCATGGCGAAAACACGTATTGAAACAGACAGTATGGGTGACGTTGAAGTGCCTGAGCAGGCTTTGTATCAGGCACAAACGCAACGTGCGGTGAATAACTTTGCGGTCAGTGATCAGACCATGCCCGAAGACTTTATTCGCGCACTGGCGATGGTGAAATACGGTGCGGCACAAGCAAATGAGTCACTGGGGTTGTTAGAGCGTAAGATTGCCGACGCCATTTGTGAGAGCGCACAAGAAATCATGGCGGGTAATCACTTGGATCAGTTTCCTGTTGATGTGTTTCAAACCGGGTCGGGCACCAGTTCGAATATGAATATGAACGAGGTACTTGCTACCTTAGCCTCAGAAAAATCCGGTGAGATGGTTAGCCCCAACGATCATGTCAACATGAGCCAAAGCAGCAATGACGCCGTGCCAACGGCCATTCAGATCAGTACCACGTTAGGCTGCGAGCAAAAACTGCTGCCTGCTCTGGCTCATTTGCGTGATGCCTTGCATGAAAAGAAACAGTCCGTTGGCGATATTGTCAAAACCGGGCGTACCCATTTAATGGACGCCATGCCAGTTACCATGGCGCAAGAACTGGATGCCTGGTCGCAGCAAATTGAACATGCCATGGTACAAATTACCCAAAGTTTGTCGCCGGTACGCGCGTTGGCGCAGGGAGGGACAGCGGTCGGCACAGGGATCAATGCTCACCCATTGTTTGCTGAGCGTTTTGCCGAAGCGGTAGCCGCGCTGAGCAAGACGGGTTTTACGGCCAGTGAGAACCCATTCTTTGCCATTGGCAGCCAAGATGCGCTGGTGGCCCTTCATGGTCAATTAAAAACCACCGCGGTGGCAACCATGAAACTAAGCAATGATTTGCGCTGGATGAACTCGGGGCCACTTGCGGGACTCGGTGAGATCGAGCTGGAAGGGTTGCAACCAGGATCGTCAATTATGCCAGGCAAGGTCAACCCCGTTATTCCCGAGTCGGCGGCGATGGTGTCTGCGCAGGTGATGGGCAATGACACCACGGTGACGGTGGCGGGTCAGTCGGGGAATTTTGAGCTGAACGTGATGCTGCCAGTGATTGCCGCGAATGTGTTGCAAAGTATCAACTTGCTCGCTGGCGCAAGCCGACTGCTTGCCGATAAAGCGATTCGCAGCTTTAAAGTGAGAGAAGATAACCTGCAAGCTGCGTTGTCTCGTAACCCTATCTTGGTCACCGCCCTCAACCCTGTTGTTGGGTACTTGAAAGCGGCTGAAATCGCTAAAAAAGCGTATCAACAAGGACGCCCGATTCTCGACGTTGCCGAAGAAGAGACCGATCTGGGTCGAGAGAAGCTTTCGCAGCTGCTTGATCCAACCAAGCTCACTAAAGGCGGCATCGCCGAGTAATGCGCTTCACGGGTCCTCCTTGGGCGCAACCACCACACGATTGCGCCCAAGGCTTTTGGCGGTATATAGGTGATCATCAGCGCGATCAAATACCTGCTCAGGATGGCTATCGTTTGGGCAGCTTTCGGATAAGCCACAGCTGACTGTATAGGTGAGCGATTGGTTATCAAACTGTGAGGTATTCGTCGCAATACGTTGGCGAATACGCTCGGCCACGTAGTACGCATCGTGGCTGTCAGTATTGCGAAAGATAATCACAAATTCTTCCCCTCCATATCGAGCCACCAAGTCGGTTTGGCGAACGGCGCGTGTTATCTCAGCAGCAACATCTTGCAAGACGCGATCGCCGGCGGAGTGACCGTATGTATCGTTAAATTGCTTAAAGTTATCGACATCGATGACGGCGACCGTATAGGTGTATCGCGCTCGCCGAGATCGTTCGTACTCAATCGCTAATTCAGGCAATAGGCCGTAGCGATTAACGGTGCCAGTCAGTGGATCCAGGCTGGCTTTTCGTTGCCAGCTGTCTCTTGCCGCAACGGCATTTTTATATTCCATCACTTGGATAGAAATACTGATGCTGGCCAGTACGGTGGTGAAGATAAAAATAAGCAGTGCTAACACGCCGTCATAGAGGTCAGGGATCGCGAATGCCCCCATATCGAATGGTACCCTTAAGATAGACACGATGATTAAGCCGCAAAGGCCAACCAGTAGCGTACGCCAATGGCCGGAGAACGCGATATAAATCAGCAAAGCAAGCTCAATATAAATAGCGCCTGGAAACACGGAAAAGCTGATGAGTGTCAGTGCCATAATGGCAGCGACGTAGGCTACGTTTTGCCAACGGAGTGTTGGCCAGTCACACCCCTGCCTTTGCCAAGCCGTGTACAAGCTTACCCAGAGTAGCGTTGATGTGGTGTAAGTCATGGTAAATTCAATGGTTAAGAATTGTAGGCGCCCATGAACTAACTGCTCATCGATATAAAGAGGAATGGCGACAATGGCCATCATTGCTATCGCGGGTAACAGGCATCCGACGAGCACAAATCGAAAAAGAGCCCGCACGGTATCCAGGCAATGTGGATAGTATTTCTGCCATAGCCAAGCGGATAATGCGGAGGTGAGGGTCAGAAATATACCAAAAAACAGACCAGTAGCGAGATGCAGCGATTCGATCCGCGTAACCGCCGCCAGGCCATGACCCAACGAACCGGCCAAGATAAGAGGGAGCAGTAAACCCAGCCCTAGATGCCGGAACAATACCACGGCTAGGCCACTGGAAATATTGAGTAAGGTGACCGTATTGATATCGAGTATCGCGGATAAATAACGCATATCCAGCCAGACGATCGCCCCGTAAATGAGGCTCCACAACAATATGTGGCGAGCGGCAGGTAAAGAACTCCCCAGTAGCATGTCACCTCTGCGTCGTGCGATGCAATAGGATGGAAAAGTGGTTGATAGTGGCAGTTCGCTTATGGCTAAGTGTAGCAGAGCCGCGGTTAGACTCTGCTTTTTTAGTGGGGAAGGTACGGTTAATCGAGCTTTTTCAACGCGACGGCGTTCATACAAAAGCGTAAGCCAGATGGCTCGGGGCCATCTGGGAATACATGGCCAAGGTGAGCGTCACAGGTGGCACAGGTGGTTTCAATTCGCGTCATTCCGTGGCTGCCATCTTTATGATAGGCGATGGCATCATCTTGCGCAGGTTGCGTAAACGACGGCCAGCCTGTCCCCGAATCAAACTTTTCATGCGCATCAAACAGCAAGGTGCCGCAGCATGTACATCCATAACGCCCTGGTTCAAAGAGCGTGCACATCCCTGAGCTAAACGCGCGCTCTGTGCCTTTTTGGCGGGTAACACGAAAGGTCTCTTCACTGAGCTGTGCTTGCCACTCTTGGTCTGTTTTCTCAACCCGCGACGGCGGCGTGAGATTACCGTTTTCACTGCGAGCGACGATGTCTTGCCATGTCAGCATGATGTCGTTCCTCTTATTGAACGGGCGGCTGCCCGTGCTACAAAACGCGTAGTGTTATGAATCTTATGGCTCGATGCAAGTAGTACGGTTTGTTTCTCGTGACGCGATCATGTTGATAGGGTGCCAATTCCCCATTTTAGCTCATCATCTTGGTCGTCTTTGACTTGATCTCGATAACCTTCCAAGTGTTGTTCAATCAAATCATCAGACTGTGAGAAAAAAGCAATATGGAAGATAGCGTCACCTTCATTGACCACGGGCAGTGTTTGCTGCCCAATGAGGATGCCGCTCTGGGGAGCGATGACCTCGACCTCTTGACTGCCTGCTGGATCAGAAATGATACCGATGACTTGTTGCTTGGAGACCATCTCACCCAGGGCAATATGGCTGCGGAATATGCCATCTGCATCGGCACGTACCCAACGGCTTGTTCTGGCTGTGACAGGTTTGTACGGTAATTTCCGCCGCGATTGACGCAGCATGCCTAAGTGGCGCATCACGCGTATGATCCCCCTAACACCTGCGTTAATGGCGTAAGGCTCAAAGCGTAGTGCTTCGCCGGCCTCATAGGTGATCACCGGAATGCCAATCGCTTCTGCCTCTGCGCGTAAGGATCCGTCTCTTAATGCGGCGTCGACAACCACAGGGGCGGAAAATGCAGTCGCCATCG contains these protein-coding regions:
- a CDS encoding ASCH domain-containing protein; its protein translation is MTEEQNAFWHQYLATLPSDQRPADEYVVVDTLSHHTVRANEVATLVSLNKKKAHCRLRSSLEEKNAVAPQKGQYKIVLNGHQRPVCIVKTTKVSYCPFNQVSAEFAAREGEGDGSYQCWHEAHWGYFSQYAKTHGLHFDEHSDVVLEEFEKVYPL
- a CDS encoding class II fumarate hydratase — translated: MMAKTRIETDSMGDVEVPEQALYQAQTQRAVNNFAVSDQTMPEDFIRALAMVKYGAAQANESLGLLERKIADAICESAQEIMAGNHLDQFPVDVFQTGSGTSSNMNMNEVLATLASEKSGEMVSPNDHVNMSQSSNDAVPTAIQISTTLGCEQKLLPALAHLRDALHEKKQSVGDIVKTGRTHLMDAMPVTMAQELDAWSQQIEHAMVQITQSLSPVRALAQGGTAVGTGINAHPLFAERFAEAVAALSKTGFTASENPFFAIGSQDALVALHGQLKTTAVATMKLSNDLRWMNSGPLAGLGEIELEGLQPGSSIMPGKVNPVIPESAAMVSAQVMGNDTTVTVAGQSGNFELNVMLPVIAANVLQSINLLAGASRLLADKAIRSFKVREDNLQAALSRNPILVTALNPVVGYLKAAEIAKKAYQQGRPILDVAEEETDLGREKLSQLLDPTKLTKGGIAE
- a CDS encoding GGDEF domain-containing protein, yielding MLLGSSLPAARHILLWSLIYGAIVWLDMRYLSAILDINTVTLLNISSGLAVVLFRHLGLGLLLPLILAGSLGHGLAAVTRIESLHLATGLFFGIFLTLTSALSAWLWQKYYPHCLDTVRALFRFVLVGCLLPAIAMMAIVAIPLYIDEQLVHGRLQFLTIEFTMTYTTSTLLWVSLYTAWQRQGCDWPTLRWQNVAYVAAIMALTLISFSVFPGAIYIELALLIYIAFSGHWRTLLVGLCGLIIVSILRVPFDMGAFAIPDLYDGVLALLIFIFTTVLASISISIQVMEYKNAVAARDSWQRKASLDPLTGTVNRYGLLPELAIEYERSRRARYTYTVAVIDVDNFKQFNDTYGHSAGDRVLQDVAAEITRAVRQTDLVARYGGEEFVIIFRNTDSHDAYYVAERIRQRIATNTSQFDNQSLTYTVSCGLSESCPNDSHPEQVFDRADDHLYTAKSLGRNRVVVAPKEDP
- the msrB gene encoding peptide-methionine (R)-S-oxide reductase MsrB gives rise to the protein MLTWQDIVARSENGNLTPPSRVEKTDQEWQAQLSEETFRVTRQKGTERAFSSGMCTLFEPGRYGCTCCGTLLFDAHEKFDSGTGWPSFTQPAQDDAIAYHKDGSHGMTRIETTCATCDAHLGHVFPDGPEPSGLRFCMNAVALKKLD
- a CDS encoding succinylglutamate desuccinylase/aspartoacylase family protein, with protein sequence MGRAKKNKAIEIGGETVNPGDRLSLELEIAKLYTHAPLNVSIEVLNGKLSGPTLLICAAIHGDELNGIEIVRQIMARTDTKKLRGTIIAIPVVNVFGFIHKSRYLPDRRDLNRSFPGSERGSIAGRMAYQLFNEVISQCTHVIDLHTAAIHRTNLPQIRVNLENQEAAAMATAFSAPVVVDAALRDGSLRAEAEAIGIPVITYEAGEALRFEPYAINAGVRGIIRVMRHLGMLRQSRRKLPYKPVTARTSRWVRADADGIFRSHIALGEMVSKQQVIGIISDPAGSQEVEVIAPQSGILIGQQTLPVVNEGDAIFHIAFFSQSDDLIEQHLEGYRDQVKDDQDDELKWGIGTLST